CGGAGGAGGTCGTCTAACAGGGTGTCGCGCTCGAAGTAGTACTTTTTCAACTCTTCGACGCGGACCAGTGGCTCGTCGCTCACCGCGCGTCACCTCCCGACTCGCCGCCGTCCGTCTGTGCGGTCGCCGACTCCTCGGTCGGCGGCTCCGCGCCTTCGTCGGCGTCAGCGACCGCCGACTCGAAGTAGTCGTCCGCGAGCGCCTGCGACGGGTCGTACTCGTGGTCCGCGAGGACACAGCGAGCCTTGTGTTCCGGACTCTCGCCGGCGTCGTACTCCGGAATCGGCTGGAGACACTCCTCCATCGCCTTCGGACACCGATCCGCGAAGTAGCATCTGTTGCCCATCTCGCTGTCCAGCAGACTCGGGACGTTCCCCTCGATGGGTTGGAGTCGCGGCGCAGGATCGGCCAGATCGGGAATCGACCCGAGCAGTCCCTGCGTGTAGGGGTGGACCGGGTCGTCGAACACGTCCGAGAGACTGCCGCGCTCGACGACCTCGCCCGCGTACATCACGCCGACTCGCGAGCACATCCGGGCGATGACGCCGAGGTCGTGCGTGATCATGATGACGCTCATGTCCTGTTCGTCCTGCAGGTCCCGCAGGAGGTTCAGGATCTGCGCCTGGATCGTCACGTCGAGTGCGGTCGTCGGTTCGTCGGCGATCAGCACGTCCGGTTCGCCGGCGAGCGCCTGCGCGATCATCGCGCGCTGGAGCATCCCGCCGGAGAACTGGTGGGGGTACTCCTCGGCGCGGTCGGCCGGGTCGGGGATACCGACCTGATCCAGCAGTTCGACCGCCCGGTCCATACTCTCGTCGTTCACGTAGTCCCGCGTCGGGATCAGCGTGTCCGTGATGAGACTGCCGAGGCCGTACCCCTGCGTCCGACTGCGGGTGCTGCGAGGGTTGGCCGACGCCCGGCGCTGGACCTCGACCGCCTCGGCGATCTGTTCGCCGACCGTCAGCGAGGGGTTGAGACTCGACATCGGGTCCTGGAAGATCATGCTGAACGACGGCCCGCGCAGGGAGCGCCGGACGCCGTCGGGCAACTGCCGGAGGTCGACGAAGTCGCCGTCGACAGCCTGCGGTCGGTCCTCGCGGAACTCCTCGGCGAGGTCGGTGTTCCGGTACCAGACCTCGCCGTCGGTGATCCGGCCGGGCGACTCGATCAGGTCGATCACCGACAGCGCGGTGACGGACTTGCCGGACCCGGACTCGCCGACGATGCCGAACACCTCGCCGTCCCGCACGTCGAAACTCACGCCGTCGACCGCGTTGACCTGGCCCTCCTCGGTGAAGAACCGGGTCTTCAGGTCCCGCACCCGGAGGATGGCCTCGTCCGCCGAGACGGTCGCGACGTCCGCTTCGCCGGCCGCGTCCCGGATGCCACTGTCGCTCATCTCAGACACCTCCCTCGCCGCCGACGCCCGGATCGAGGGCGTCGCGGAACCAGTCGCCGATCAGGTTGATGCCGATGACCGCCAGCACGATGGCGACGCCCGGCACGGTGGCGACCCACCACGCCGAGGCGAGATAGCTCCGGCCCTGTGCGATGTCGAAGCCCCACGAGAGCGTCGTCCCCGAGAAGCCGAGGAACGACAGCGCGCTCTCCAGGAGGATGATCGCGGCCACCTGGATCGTCGCCAGCACGAGGATCGGGGTGATGCTGTTCGGCAGGACGTGCTTCCAGACGATGTAGCCGTCGCTCGCCCCGACCGACCGCGCGGCCTTCACGTACTCCTCGTCACGCAAGGAGAGCGCCTCCCCGCGTGCGACGCGAGCGAACCAGACCCAGTTCACCAGCGCGACGACCGCGACCACGGTGCCGGGCAGCACGAACGTCTCCGGCATCTCGGGTGTGATCCCGAGGAGCACCATCGGGTCCGGTATCCGGATCGCGGCCTGTCCGAACAGGCCGATCAGCGCGATCGCCAGCACCAGCGACGGGAACGCCAGCATCACGTCGGCGATGCGCATCAGGCCGTCGTCGACGCGCCCGCCGTAGTAGCCCGCCGTCAGCCCGACAGAGACACCGACGATCACCGCCGCCAGTGTCCCGAGTAAGCCGACGAGCAAGGACGTGCGCGCGCCGTAGATCACCCGCGAGAGCATGTCACGACCCAGTGGATCGGTGCCGAGCGGGTGCGAGGCGGTCGCGTTCACCGTCACCTCCTCTTCGACGACCTCGATGCTCCCGTTGACCATCTCGGAACTCGTCTGGTTCTCGGTCGCAGAGAAGCCGAGTGGCGGGAGCTGTGAGTTCTCCAGGTCCTGACTCGTCGGGTTGTGCGGCGCGAGCACCGGCGCGAAGATGGCGACCGACACCATCAACACGACCAGCACGATGCCGAGTTTCGCCAGCCCGCTCCGCCGGAGTTCGCGCTTGAGACTCCGGATGGTCCGGGGGGCGAGAAACGCCGAGAGGCCGCGAGCGACGAGCGCCCCGAGTCTGTCGAGAATCACGCCACCACCGCCTCAAGATGAGAACTGACACAGCACATCAGTCGTACACCACCTGTGGGTTCACGTACGCGTACAGCGCGTCCACGACGATGTTGACGAGGACGAAGCTGGTGCCGATCACGATCAGACAGCCCTGAATCAGCGGCCAGTCGCGGGCGTTGATGCTGTTGATGACCAGCGTTCCCAGCCCCGGCCACGCGAACACCGCCTCGGTGATCACCGCCCCGCCGATCAGCGTCCCGAACTGCAGGCCGAGCACGGTGATGACCGGGATCAGCGTGTTCCGCAGGGCGTGTTTGTACCGGACCAGCGTCTCGGGGAGGCCCTTCGCGCGGGCCGCCCGGACGTAGGTCTTGCCGAGTTCGTCCAGCATCCCCGACCGCGTGAGCCGGGTCACGAGGGCGGTGAAGTACGTCCCGAGCGTGATCGCCGGGAGTGTGATGTACTCCAGCCACGCGAGGAGACCCAGTGGGTTGCCTGCGGCCAGTAACTCCAGTGCGGGCACGAACCCGATGGCGCGTCTGCTGGTCGGGAACAGTCCGAACTGCACCGACAGCACCAGGACGAGCATGATCCCGAGCCAGAAGTTCGGCGTCGAGATGCCGCCCAGCGAGAAGACCGTCGCGGCGTAGTCGGCCGGTTCCCCGCGTCGGGTGGCGGAGATGACGCCGAGGGGAATCGACAGCACGATCGCCACGACCGTCGCGGCCGCCGCGAGTTCGATCGTCGCCGGCAGGCGGGCGAACACGCGGTTCGAGACCGACGTGCCGGCCACGTAGCTGTAGCCCATGTCGCCGACGAACAGGCCGCCGACGTAGTCGAAGTACTGGACGTACAGCGGTCTGTCCAGCCCGAGGTTCGCCGCGATCTGCTGGCGGAGTTCCGGGCTGGCGTCCAGCGGTGCGATCAACGCCACGGGGTCGCCGGGCGTGATGAATCGGAGGAGGAAGACGACGGTGACGACTCCCCAGACCACGAAGATCCCCTGCAGGCCCCGTTTCAGCAGGAACCGGGCGCGCGACATCACGTACCTCCATCTACTGT
This genomic window from Salinirubrum litoreum contains:
- a CDS encoding ABC transporter ATP-binding protein, with amino-acid sequence MSDSGIRDAAGEADVATVSADEAILRVRDLKTRFFTEEGQVNAVDGVSFDVRDGEVFGIVGESGSGKSVTALSVIDLIESPGRITDGEVWYRNTDLAEEFREDRPQAVDGDFVDLRQLPDGVRRSLRGPSFSMIFQDPMSSLNPSLTVGEQIAEAVEVQRRASANPRSTRSRTQGYGLGSLITDTLIPTRDYVNDESMDRAVELLDQVGIPDPADRAEEYPHQFSGGMLQRAMIAQALAGEPDVLIADEPTTALDVTIQAQILNLLRDLQDEQDMSVIMITHDLGVIARMCSRVGVMYAGEVVERGSLSDVFDDPVHPYTQGLLGSIPDLADPAPRLQPIEGNVPSLLDSEMGNRCYFADRCPKAMEECLQPIPEYDAGESPEHKARCVLADHEYDPSQALADDYFESAVADADEGAEPPTEESATAQTDGGESGGDAR
- a CDS encoding ABC transporter permease, which codes for MLDRLGALVARGLSAFLAPRTIRSLKRELRRSGLAKLGIVLVVLMVSVAIFAPVLAPHNPTSQDLENSQLPPLGFSATENQTSSEMVNGSIEVVEEEVTVNATASHPLGTDPLGRDMLSRVIYGARTSLLVGLLGTLAAVIVGVSVGLTAGYYGGRVDDGLMRIADVMLAFPSLVLAIALIGLFGQAAIRIPDPMVLLGITPEMPETFVLPGTVVAVVALVNWVWFARVARGEALSLRDEEYVKAARSVGASDGYIVWKHVLPNSITPILVLATIQVAAIILLESALSFLGFSGTTLSWGFDIAQGRSYLASAWWVATVPGVAIVLAVIGINLIGDWFRDALDPGVGGEGGV
- a CDS encoding ABC transporter permease, with the protein product MSRARFLLKRGLQGIFVVWGVVTVVFLLRFITPGDPVALIAPLDASPELRQQIAANLGLDRPLYVQYFDYVGGLFVGDMGYSYVAGTSVSNRVFARLPATIELAAAATVVAIVLSIPLGVISATRRGEPADYAATVFSLGGISTPNFWLGIMLVLVLSVQFGLFPTSRRAIGFVPALELLAAGNPLGLLAWLEYITLPAITLGTYFTALVTRLTRSGMLDELGKTYVRAARAKGLPETLVRYKHALRNTLIPVITVLGLQFGTLIGGAVITEAVFAWPGLGTLVINSINARDWPLIQGCLIVIGTSFVLVNIVVDALYAYVNPQVVYD